One window of the Candidatus Jettenia sp. genome contains the following:
- a CDS encoding 4Fe-4S dicluster domain-containing protein → MNIFLRMSPLAALGSMIATKIFILKYWPAIIVLLLNVPFGRFFCAWICPLGTTIDITDCLFSSFRKKSQKNIYDGRKIKYYLLAFLLISLLFSQQYIGWFDPLSIATNVYTVSIHPYSVQIIDYFFSYFGDIPFIGHFFALIHKFFQNILFAYHAPFFRGHGILFFIFVLLITFGMVFRRFWCRNICPMGAIFALISDWSLFKRTVSSSCTSCGLCVENCGMGAIGSDGKSTKEGECILCMTCQKVCPENSVTFRRKQSIEQRSTVDLSKRVFLLTGLTSAAVAPLIKLNYIKNTNKGKTSLIRPPGAVDEKEFLALCIRCGECMKVCKTNGLHPTVLEAGIESLWTPRLIPRIGYCDYGCVLCTRVCPSGAIKRLSLEEKREIALGKARIDHNRCIPWVGYVRLPELEKEWQDFNCGVCEEVCPVPTKAIHFNTYVDAQQREIRRPFVRENVCIGCGFCEKVCPVLGTPAIVVEGIQPQTKITHRLKSSSANNFLTETIGEWKRVSVPITYEGKEKLYEYIDGGAEPYLSYSFLRVSQAEYVGEANKKILIDIWEFSSPEDAFGAFSKDRAGREVQIGNGSALFDNYLYLWNDIYFIRIEPREGNVLPEEVTYLGKSVINTMPYKKVSLPMILDYFPQQYLISESLKFFHKKIILDNLYISDNFIEENVFHLSEKTDAALAEYKSSVHERTLKLMIIQYSDDDTARIAFDDVIKLWRVWSEREFTSGMLYTFEDASSKYSSCLLKRNILCMTFLSPNKNDAELLLKLVSEKL, encoded by the coding sequence GTGAATATATTCCTCCGTATGAGTCCTCTTGCTGCTCTGGGATCGATGATAGCAACAAAAATATTTATCTTGAAGTATTGGCCTGCTATCATTGTGTTGCTTCTCAATGTTCCGTTTGGCCGTTTCTTTTGTGCATGGATTTGCCCACTCGGGACGACAATAGATATTACAGACTGTCTTTTTAGTAGCTTTAGAAAGAAATCTCAGAAAAATATCTACGATGGCCGTAAGATAAAGTATTATCTTCTTGCCTTTCTTTTGATAAGTCTTCTGTTTAGTCAGCAGTATATTGGTTGGTTTGACCCACTTTCCATCGCGACTAACGTATATACAGTAAGTATTCATCCCTACAGTGTTCAGATTATTGATTATTTTTTTAGTTACTTTGGTGACATTCCCTTTATCGGACATTTTTTTGCCCTAATTCATAAATTTTTCCAGAACATTCTTTTTGCTTATCATGCCCCTTTCTTTAGAGGGCACGGAATTCTTTTCTTTATATTTGTTTTGCTCATCACTTTTGGTATGGTGTTTAGACGATTCTGGTGCAGAAATATATGTCCCATGGGTGCTATCTTTGCACTCATTTCAGATTGGTCATTATTCAAAAGGACTGTTTCATCCTCATGCACAAGCTGCGGTCTCTGTGTTGAAAACTGTGGTATGGGTGCTATAGGAAGCGATGGGAAGAGTACTAAGGAAGGTGAGTGTATACTGTGTATGACATGTCAAAAGGTGTGTCCGGAGAATAGCGTTACTTTTAGAAGAAAACAATCCATAGAGCAAAGGTCTACCGTAGACCTCTCGAAGAGGGTATTTCTTCTAACGGGTTTAACCAGTGCAGCGGTTGCTCCTCTGATAAAATTGAATTATATAAAAAATACCAATAAGGGAAAGACTTCTCTTATTCGTCCGCCAGGTGCTGTAGATGAAAAAGAATTTCTTGCCCTTTGCATACGCTGCGGCGAGTGTATGAAGGTTTGCAAGACCAACGGGTTACATCCTACTGTATTAGAGGCTGGTATTGAGAGTTTGTGGACACCGAGGCTTATTCCTAGAATTGGCTATTGCGACTATGGTTGTGTACTGTGTACCCGTGTCTGTCCATCGGGCGCGATTAAGCGCTTGTCCCTGGAAGAAAAACGAGAGATTGCTTTAGGTAAGGCACGAATAGATCATAACCGATGTATTCCATGGGTAGGATACGTCCGGCTTCCTGAATTGGAAAAAGAGTGGCAGGATTTCAATTGTGGTGTATGCGAGGAGGTGTGCCCTGTGCCTACAAAGGCTATTCATTTTAATACCTACGTAGATGCACAACAGCGGGAAATTCGCAGACCTTTTGTACGGGAAAATGTTTGTATTGGTTGTGGCTTTTGTGAGAAAGTTTGTCCCGTATTAGGAACTCCAGCCATAGTTGTAGAAGGGATACAACCTCAGACAAAAATAACACATCGCCTAAAAAGTTCTTCAGCAAATAATTTTCTTACAGAAACTATTGGAGAATGGAAAAGAGTTTCTGTTCCTATTACTTATGAGGGAAAAGAGAAACTCTACGAATATATTGATGGAGGTGCAGAGCCTTATTTATCGTATTCTTTTCTAAGAGTTTCTCAAGCAGAATATGTAGGTGAGGCAAATAAAAAGATCCTTATTGATATTTGGGAGTTTAGCAGTCCAGAAGATGCTTTTGGGGCCTTTAGTAAAGACCGTGCTGGCAGAGAAGTACAGATAGGTAATGGAAGTGCATTGTTTGATAATTATCTCTATCTCTGGAACGATATATATTTTATAAGAATCGAACCAAGGGAAGGAAATGTTTTACCTGAAGAGGTTACTTATTTGGGTAAATCCGTTATTAATACAATGCCATATAAAAAGGTATCGTTGCCAATGATACTTGATTATTTTCCCCAGCAATATCTTATCAGCGAAAGTCTGAAGTTTTTTCATAAAAAGATCATCCTTGATAATCTCTATATTTCCGATAATTTTATCGAGGAGAATGTATTTCATTTAAGCGAAAAAACCGATGCTGCTCTTGCAGAATATAAATCGAGTGTACATGAAAGAACTTTGAAACTTATGATCATACAATATTCAGATGATGATACGGCAAGAATTGCCTTTGATGATGTGATAAAATTATGGCGAGTTTGGAGTGAAAGGGAATTTACCTCGGGAATGCTGTATACTTTTGAAGATGCATCGTCCAAGTACTCTTCTTGTTTGTTAAAAAGAAATATCCTTTGTATGACATTTCTTTCCCCGAACAAGAATGACGCAGAACTATTGCTAAAACTTGTATCCGAAAAACTATAG
- the rpsO gene encoding 30S ribosomal protein S15 — MISKEVKQRLITDLKTHENDTGSPEVQVALLTERINHLSDHLKEHKKDHTSRRGLLKMVGRRSALLKYLSNRDNERYKRLIGRLGIRK, encoded by the coding sequence ATGATAAGTAAAGAAGTAAAACAGAGGCTCATTACAGACCTCAAGACTCATGAAAATGATACCGGTTCTCCTGAGGTGCAGGTAGCGTTGTTAACAGAGCGAATTAATCATTTAAGTGATCACCTGAAGGAACACAAAAAAGACCATACCTCTCGGAGGGGTTTGTTAAAAATGGTTGGACGTAGGTCAGCATTACTTAAATATTTATCAAACAGAGATAACGAAAGATACAAAAGACTCATCGGTAGGCTCGGTATCCGTAAATAA